A window of the Arenibacter algicola genome harbors these coding sequences:
- a CDS encoding glutamine synthetase III family protein, with protein sequence MSNQRFKAIASSHTRSEINVEETGRRSEYFGMNVFNEERMLQYLTKDAYDRVKAAVVSGVKIDRKVADQVAEGMKTWAISMGATHYTHWFQPLTGTTAEKHDAFFDFSPEGRVMEKFGGGQLVQQESDASSFPNGGIRNTFEARGYTAWDPTSPAFLYGTTLCVPTVFVAYTGEALDNKAPLLRALNAMDEAATAVAKFFDKNVSKVYATLGWEQEYFLIDKSLAFSRPDISLAGRTLVGQSAAKGQQLDDHYFGVIPNRVLNFMKDLERECTKLGIPVKTRHNEVAPNQFELAPIFEETNLAVDHNLLLMDVMDKIADKHFFKVLFHEKPFRGINGSGKHNNWSLSTDTGVNLLSPGSTPMKNLQFLTFFVNTIKAVDNYEELLRSSIASAGNDHRLGANEAPPAILSIFIGEQLNEVLNELEGVTKGKLSPEEKTELKLNVVGKIPEILLDNTDRNRTSPFAFTGNKFEMRGVGSKTNCAKPMTVLNTIVAKQLMAFKKEVDQLVDKKGLKKDEAIFNVLREYIKTSKRIRFEGDGYSEVWENEAKSRGLSNNKNTPKALQVLTSKESLALFKSMNVMSEIEVRVRQEVELEEYILHIQIEGRVFNELAYSYIIPAAVEYQNKLIKNVVGLKEIYGAAHKKMSESQLDIVERISEHIRAIKIKTDAMVDERKKANNMSDINKKAFAYCDNVRPYFDEIRYHCDKLEQLIGDEYWPLTKYRELLFIK encoded by the coding sequence ATGTCAAATCAAAGATTTAAGGCCATAGCAAGCAGTCATACCAGGAGTGAAATAAATGTGGAAGAAACCGGTAGGCGTTCGGAATATTTTGGGATGAATGTGTTCAATGAGGAACGAATGTTACAGTATTTGACCAAGGATGCTTATGATAGGGTGAAGGCAGCCGTTGTGTCCGGAGTAAAAATAGATAGAAAAGTTGCCGACCAGGTAGCGGAAGGAATGAAGACCTGGGCAATATCCATGGGGGCAACACATTATACCCATTGGTTTCAACCGCTTACTGGAACCACTGCGGAGAAACATGATGCTTTCTTTGATTTTTCGCCCGAAGGAAGGGTGATGGAAAAGTTCGGTGGTGGCCAGTTGGTGCAGCAGGAGTCGGATGCCTCCAGTTTTCCAAACGGGGGGATACGCAATACTTTTGAAGCTAGGGGCTACACTGCCTGGGATCCAACGTCTCCAGCATTTCTTTACGGCACCACCCTGTGTGTACCAACAGTTTTTGTAGCATATACCGGGGAAGCCTTGGATAACAAGGCTCCACTTTTAAGGGCGTTGAATGCCATGGATGAGGCGGCTACTGCGGTAGCCAAATTTTTTGATAAGAATGTTAGCAAAGTATACGCCACCTTAGGTTGGGAACAGGAGTATTTCTTAATAGACAAGTCCTTGGCTTTTTCGCGACCCGATATCAGTTTGGCAGGCCGTACTTTAGTGGGTCAAAGTGCTGCAAAAGGCCAACAATTGGACGATCACTACTTTGGGGTTATTCCAAATCGCGTTTTAAATTTCATGAAAGATCTGGAAAGGGAATGTACCAAATTGGGGATTCCGGTAAAAACTAGACACAATGAAGTTGCCCCCAATCAATTTGAGTTGGCACCAATCTTTGAAGAAACCAATCTTGCCGTAGATCACAATCTGTTGCTCATGGATGTTATGGACAAGATTGCCGACAAGCATTTTTTTAAGGTGCTCTTTCATGAAAAACCTTTCAGGGGTATAAATGGTTCTGGCAAGCATAACAATTGGTCTTTGTCTACGGATACCGGTGTCAATTTGCTTAGTCCTGGGTCCACTCCCATGAAAAACCTTCAGTTTTTAACTTTTTTCGTGAACACTATAAAGGCTGTGGATAATTATGAGGAACTATTGCGTTCTTCTATTGCTTCTGCAGGAAATGACCATAGATTGGGTGCCAATGAGGCGCCTCCAGCTATCTTGTCGATATTTATAGGGGAACAACTGAATGAGGTTTTAAATGAATTGGAAGGGGTTACCAAAGGGAAATTGTCCCCTGAGGAAAAGACCGAATTAAAGTTGAACGTGGTAGGTAAGATTCCGGAAATTCTTCTGGACAATACCGATCGTAACCGTACCTCGCCTTTTGCATTTACCGGAAACAAGTTCGAGATGCGGGGCGTAGGCTCCAAAACCAATTGTGCCAAGCCTATGACGGTACTTAATACCATTGTGGCAAAGCAACTAATGGCCTTTAAAAAGGAAGTAGATCAACTGGTGGATAAAAAGGGTCTTAAAAAGGATGAGGCAATTTTTAATGTCCTTAGGGAATATATAAAAACCTCCAAAAGAATCAGGTTCGAGGGCGATGGTTACAGCGAGGTTTGGGAAAATGAGGCCAAATCCAGGGGCTTGAGCAATAACAAGAACACCCCAAAGGCATTGCAGGTGCTTACCTCCAAGGAAAGTTTGGCATTGTTCAAGTCCATGAATGTCATGAGCGAAATTGAGGTAAGGGTTCGGCAAGAGGTGGAATTGGAGGAGTATATTCTACATATTCAAATTGAAGGTAGGGTCTTTAATGAGCTTGCTTACAGTTATATTATTCCCGCAGCAGTGGAGTATCAGAATAAATTGATAAAAAATGTGGTAGGGTTAAAAGAAATTTACGGTGCCGCCCACAAGAAAATGTCTGAAAGTCAATTGGATATTGTCGAGCGTATTTCCGAGCATATCCGAGCTATTAAAATCAAGACCGATGCTATGGTGGATGAAAGAAAGAAAGCCAACAATATGTCCGATATTAACAAGAAAGCCTTTGCCTATTGTGATAATGTTCGTCCTTATTTTGATGAAATACGTTACCATTGTGATAAATTGGAACAATTGATTGGTGACGAATATTGGCCTCTAACCAAATATCGGGAACTTTTGTTTATTAAATAA
- a CDS encoding glutamine synthetase beta-grasp domain-containing protein, producing MSKSKLEYIWLDGYEPTQNMRSKTKVEENFSGKLEDCPIWSFDGSSTRQAEGGSSDCVLKPVAIYPDPHRINGYLVMTEVMNADGTPHVSNGRATIEDEDNDFWFGFEQEYFIMDTRTELPLGFPRGGYPKPQGMYYCSVGGLNTHGRDLVEEHADACIAAGLNFEGINQEVACGQWEFQLFAKGAKKAGDEIWVARYLLDRLTEKHGYYIEYHPKPLGDTDWNGSGMHANFSNTTLRTCGSREVYEKICEAFRPVVKEHIAVYGEFNEQRLTGKHETASIHDFSYGISDRGASIRIPIITVQKGWKGWLEDRRPASNGDPYKIAGRIVKTVKSVKI from the coding sequence ATGAGCAAGTCTAAATTAGAATACATTTGGTTGGACGGGTACGAGCCCACACAAAACATGAGGAGTAAAACTAAGGTTGAGGAAAATTTCAGTGGTAAATTGGAAGATTGCCCAATCTGGTCTTTTGATGGAAGTTCAACCCGCCAGGCCGAAGGAGGATCTTCTGACTGTGTGTTAAAGCCCGTAGCAATCTATCCTGATCCACATCGTATCAATGGTTACTTAGTAATGACCGAGGTCATGAATGCCGATGGTACCCCACACGTATCTAACGGTAGGGCTACTATTGAAGATGAAGACAATGATTTCTGGTTTGGATTTGAGCAAGAGTATTTCATTATGGATACAAGAACTGAACTTCCTTTGGGTTTCCCTAGAGGTGGGTATCCAAAACCTCAAGGTATGTACTACTGTTCTGTTGGTGGTCTAAATACTCATGGGCGTGACTTGGTGGAAGAGCATGCAGATGCCTGTATCGCTGCCGGACTTAACTTCGAAGGAATTAACCAAGAGGTTGCCTGTGGACAGTGGGAATTCCAATTATTCGCCAAGGGTGCCAAAAAAGCAGGTGATGAAATTTGGGTTGCAAGATATTTGTTGGACAGATTGACCGAAAAACATGGTTACTATATAGAATACCATCCAAAACCTCTTGGTGATACCGATTGGAACGGTTCAGGTATGCACGCCAACTTCTCCAACACTACTTTAAGAACTTGTGGTTCAAGAGAAGTTTATGAGAAAATATGTGAGGCCTTCCGTCCAGTTGTTAAAGAACATATTGCAGTTTACGGAGAGTTCAACGAACAACGTTTGACTGGTAAGCACGAAACAGCTTCTATTCATGACTTTAGCTATGGTATTTCCGATAGGGGTGCCTCTATTAGAATTCCGATCATTACAGTACAAAAAGGCTGGAAAGGTTGGTTGGAAGATAGAAGACCAGCTTCCAACGGTGATCCATACAAAATTGCTGGAAGAATCGTTAAAACGGTTAAATCCGTTAAAATATAA
- a CDS encoding QcrA and Rieske domain-containing protein, translated as MERKQFLRTLGTGAAFALTFPCLHGCSSDSDEVIDPKPVPTGVDFTIDLSSAEGAKLQNNGDFIIKDYVVVVKNLEGNFVAASQICSHQQTDGISFKTDNGGYFRCSTHGSTFSQTGTPLNQIGNDVSKPLKIFKTELDGQILRVFE; from the coding sequence ATGGAAAGAAAGCAGTTTTTAAGGACCTTAGGTACCGGAGCGGCATTTGCCCTTACTTTTCCCTGCTTACATGGTTGTTCATCGGATAGCGATGAAGTTATAGATCCCAAACCCGTACCAACGGGGGTGGATTTTACCATTGATTTAAGTTCGGCAGAAGGTGCCAAATTGCAGAACAATGGCGATTTCATAATCAAGGATTATGTGGTCGTTGTAAAAAACCTTGAGGGTAATTTTGTTGCAGCAAGCCAAATCTGTAGTCATCAACAGACCGATGGGATAAGTTTTAAAACGGATAATGGAGGCTATTTCAGGTGTTCCACACATGGTTCCACCTTTAGTCAGACCGGTACCCCTTTAAATCAAATTGGTAATGATGTCTCAAAACCTCTTAAAATATTTAAAACGGAGTTAGACGGACAGATCCTTCGTGTTTTTGAATAA
- a CDS encoding AIR synthase related protein translates to MSSSNSKRYDQRGVSASKEDVHNAIKNIDKGLFPKAFCKIVPDYLTNDEEYCLVMHADGAGTKSSLAYMYWKETGDISVWKGIAQDALIMNVDDLICVGATDNIMLSSTIGRNKNLIPGEVISAIINGTEELIEDLEKHGITIRSTGGETADVGDLVRTIIVDSTVTARLKRSGVINNANIEAGDVIVGLSSSGQASYEKEYNGGMGSNGLTSARHDVFAKYLAEKYPESYDAAVPEDLVYSGNVKLTDEVPDSPLNAGKLVLSPTRTYAPIVKKILDKYTATDIHGMVHCSGGAQTKILHFVDNLHIVKDNLFPVPPLFKLIQEQSGTDWKEMYQVFNCGHRLELYVNPAIAKDLITISEGFGVSAQIVGRVEDNSVKKLTIKSEFGTFVY, encoded by the coding sequence ATGAGCTCATCCAACAGCAAACGATACGATCAAAGAGGGGTTTCTGCTTCCAAAGAAGACGTGCACAATGCCATAAAAAATATTGATAAGGGATTGTTTCCCAAGGCCTTTTGTAAAATTGTTCCCGATTATCTTACCAATGATGAGGAGTACTGTTTGGTGATGCATGCAGATGGTGCCGGAACTAAATCCTCCTTGGCCTATATGTATTGGAAAGAGACAGGTGATATTTCTGTGTGGAAAGGAATAGCACAGGATGCCCTGATCATGAATGTGGACGATCTGATATGCGTTGGGGCTACGGACAATATTATGTTGTCCTCTACCATTGGGAGAAACAAGAATTTAATTCCGGGAGAGGTCATATCCGCCATAATCAATGGTACGGAAGAGCTGATCGAGGATTTGGAAAAACACGGAATTACGATAAGGTCAACCGGAGGGGAAACTGCAGATGTAGGGGATTTGGTACGTACCATTATCGTGGATTCCACCGTAACGGCAAGATTAAAAAGGAGTGGCGTGATCAACAATGCCAATATAGAAGCTGGAGATGTAATAGTTGGCTTATCTTCTTCCGGACAGGCTAGCTACGAAAAGGAATATAATGGCGGTATGGGGAGTAACGGACTTACCTCTGCCAGACATGACGTTTTTGCCAAATACTTGGCAGAAAAATATCCTGAAAGCTACGATGCCGCTGTTCCTGAAGACTTGGTGTATTCCGGTAATGTGAAGTTGACCGATGAAGTCCCTGACTCCCCCTTGAATGCGGGAAAATTGGTATTGTCCCCAACCCGGACATATGCCCCTATTGTTAAAAAAATTCTGGACAAATACACTGCCACCGATATCCATGGAATGGTGCACTGTAGTGGTGGCGCACAGACCAAAATTCTTCATTTTGTAGACAACCTCCATATTGTTAAGGATAACCTATTTCCCGTTCCTCCGTTGTTCAAATTAATTCAAGAACAATCAGGGACCGACTGGAAGGAGATGTACCAAGTTTTTAATTGTGGACATAGATTGGAATTATACGTAAATCCTGCTATTGCCAAAGACCTTATTACTATTTCGGAAGGTTTTGGGGTTTCGGCCCAAATTGTAGGTAGAGTAGAAGATAATTCTGTTAAAAAGCTCACAATTAAAAGCGAGTTTGGAACCTTTGTGTATTAA
- a CDS encoding peptidylprolyl isomerase produces MKKIYLLLAVVSIAFSSCKSSKHADLGDGIFADITTTEGEILLKLEYQKTPLTVANFISLAEGNNPFVTDSLKGKKYYDGIIFHRIIKDFMIQGGDPTGTGMGNPGYKFKDEFNDSLTHNKAGILSMANSGPTTNGSQFFITHKETPFLNGRHTVFGEVVKGMDIVDSIANVKTAEGDRPVTDVVMNTVEIIRNGKEAKKFDAVKVMSDYFAEEEERIKAMEKMKTDFVAQITAEENTAVELPSGLKVLTLVEGSGEQPKVGQKVNVLYAGYLSDGSLFDSNYEEIAKKYGVYQEARKQGRGYEAIPMDYSPEARIIPGFKEGLMQMKVGDKVRLFIPSHLGYGEAGYGPIPPDAKLIFDLEITGIAQ; encoded by the coding sequence ATGAAGAAAATTTATTTATTATTGGCAGTAGTATCCATAGCATTTTCAAGCTGCAAGTCCAGTAAGCATGCGGATTTGGGAGATGGTATTTTTGCGGATATTACCACCACCGAAGGTGAAATCCTCCTTAAATTGGAGTACCAAAAGACCCCTTTGACCGTTGCCAATTTTATATCCCTAGCCGAAGGAAACAATCCTTTTGTTACCGACAGCCTAAAGGGCAAAAAATATTATGATGGCATCATCTTTCACAGGATTATTAAGGACTTTATGATTCAAGGTGGAGATCCAACTGGAACAGGTATGGGAAATCCGGGATATAAATTTAAGGATGAATTTAACGACTCCCTTACCCACAATAAGGCCGGTATCCTATCCATGGCAAATTCCGGACCTACCACCAATGGAAGTCAGTTTTTTATTACCCACAAGGAAACTCCCTTTTTAAATGGCAGACACACCGTATTTGGTGAAGTTGTCAAAGGAATGGATATTGTTGATTCCATTGCCAATGTTAAAACTGCAGAAGGCGACAGACCGGTTACCGATGTGGTTATGAACACGGTTGAAATTATCAGAAACGGCAAGGAGGCCAAAAAATTTGATGCTGTAAAAGTAATGAGTGATTACTTTGCCGAGGAAGAGGAAAGGATCAAGGCGATGGAGAAAATGAAAACCGATTTCGTTGCCCAAATTACCGCAGAGGAAAATACAGCAGTAGAACTACCATCCGGCCTTAAAGTACTTACCCTAGTAGAGGGCAGTGGAGAACAACCTAAAGTGGGACAAAAAGTTAATGTGCTATATGCCGGATATTTATCCGATGGATCACTATTTGACAGTAATTACGAAGAGATCGCCAAAAAATATGGCGTTTATCAGGAGGCCAGAAAACAAGGTCGCGGTTACGAAGCCATTCCAATGGACTACAGCCCAGAAGCCAGGATAATCCCAGGCTTTAAGGAAGGCCTTATGCAAATGAAGGTTGGAGACAAGGTTCGTTTATTTATACCGTCCCATTTAGGCTATGGTGAAGCCGGTTATGGCCCTATTCCCCCAGATGCCAAATTAATTTTTGATCTGGAAATTACTGGGATAGCCCAATAA
- a CDS encoding CBS domain-containing protein, with the protein MGIKSFQGPRVQQPSEEAPLRVSDYMTKKLITFRPEQSVEEVIVALLKYKISGGPVVNDQNELIGMISEGDCIKHISENRYHNLPSSNLNVEGHMIKNVETIDGNMNIFDAANKFLNEKRRRFPIVENGKLVGQISQKDILKATLKLKATNWK; encoded by the coding sequence ATGGGAATAAAAAGTTTTCAGGGTCCTAGAGTTCAACAACCCAGTGAAGAAGCACCACTCAGGGTTAGTGATTATATGACCAAAAAACTGATTACTTTTAGACCTGAGCAATCTGTTGAAGAAGTAATCGTGGCCCTATTGAAGTATAAAATTTCAGGTGGACCAGTAGTGAATGATCAAAATGAATTGATTGGGATGATTTCCGAAGGAGATTGTATTAAGCATATAAGCGAAAACAGATACCACAATCTGCCAAGCTCCAATTTGAACGTTGAAGGACACATGATAAAAAATGTTGAAACCATTGACGGCAATATGAATATTTTTGATGCGGCCAATAAGTTTTTGAACGAAAAGCGCAGACGTTTTCCAATAGTGGAAAATGGAAAGTTGGTCGGACAAATTTCCCAGAAAGATATATTAAAGGCTACCTTAAAGCTTAAAGCAACAAACTGGAAATAG
- a CDS encoding calcium/sodium antiporter — protein sequence MQDILFIVLGLVLLIAGGNWLLKAAVALSLKLNVPKIVIGMTVVSFATSAPELIVSVNAALEGFPDLALGNVVGSNIANLGLVLAITVILGSIEVRKSFYTTDWPVMMLASFLFFVFIYFDGELQRYEGFIMFLVLFVFLVYLLRFQKTAVVDELPEDDVPLPLYKTVLFLGLGGLALWGGSELLIKGAVGLATFYGVSERVIAVTVVSIGTSIPELAASVIAVLKKEKAISLGNLIGSNIFNLLAVLGITSMITPIKVLDQGLLTNDIFWMLGTSFLILPLVFLPKGLRLGWRDGAILLSVYVLFVYLTIP from the coding sequence ATGCAGGATATACTTTTTATTGTTTTAGGACTGGTATTGTTGATTGCAGGAGGAAATTGGCTTTTAAAGGCGGCAGTGGCATTGTCCTTAAAACTCAATGTTCCGAAGATTGTTATAGGCATGACAGTGGTTTCCTTTGCAACCTCCGCACCCGAGCTAATAGTTAGTGTAAATGCTGCTTTGGAGGGTTTTCCCGATTTGGCGCTGGGTAATGTTGTGGGCTCCAATATTGCTAATCTAGGTTTGGTCCTGGCAATAACCGTCATTTTGGGCAGTATTGAAGTTAGAAAGAGTTTTTATACTACGGATTGGCCGGTTATGATGTTGGCATCCTTTTTATTCTTCGTTTTTATTTATTTTGATGGAGAATTACAGAGGTATGAAGGCTTTATTATGTTTCTTGTACTCTTTGTTTTCCTGGTATATCTATTGCGTTTTCAGAAAACGGCGGTTGTAGATGAATTGCCTGAGGATGATGTACCGTTGCCATTATATAAAACCGTGCTATTTTTAGGCTTGGGCGGACTGGCACTATGGGGAGGTTCGGAACTATTGATAAAGGGTGCAGTGGGACTAGCTACTTTCTATGGTGTTAGTGAGCGGGTAATTGCGGTAACCGTAGTGTCTATTGGGACCAGTATTCCGGAATTGGCTGCTTCCGTAATTGCGGTATTGAAGAAGGAAAAGGCCATTTCATTGGGAAATCTAATCGGGTCGAATATTTTTAATCTTTTGGCTGTTTTGGGCATTACATCTATGATTACACCTATTAAAGTGTTGGACCAGGGCTTGCTGACCAACGATATTTTTTGGATGTTGGGTACATCCTTTTTAATTCTTCCCCTAGTGTTTTTGCCCAAAGGTCTCAGGTTGGGATGGAGGGATGGAGCAATCCTTTTGTCTGTGTACGTTCTATTTGTATATTTAACAATACCCTAA
- a CDS encoding carboxypeptidase-like regulatory domain-containing protein codes for MGIRVNLVTFLILFCTVGHGQESEFISGTLIDTVNTEPIPFASIRVKNRAVGVISNNDGSFRIPIKFRELNDTLEITSMGYDSREIVIGGLLSDQINQIYLKPMLIQLDEVTLSASKKRRRGRNDNDRPVTAEEIISKAIEKIPLNYPFNPQSYVGYYRDYQWKSGGYTNLNEAIVEVFDKGFGTLDYEDSNTRIYEYSRNANFPTDSLSERLYDYGEYKTKTIPKAYLNSYGGNEFVILRIMDAIRNYNTFSYSYVDHLDTDFVKNHDFSIEDDTSLDGMPLFVIDIYKHNRKFMVRGKIYISKDNFEIVKLEYATYDALLGTRKISKTSRKIEDRLLYRTVVEYKKEDNKMFPSYISFSNKFEVKVPPVFTVKNVFVDFEKKLFEIAFNRVPLHFKVLKDKNYNISYKGRGMEIEKVVLADSVTVHLYPKMNLGDQAMEIFLAEPEDIGKDDFRVVMDNIIDMDGNKLDFSETYSLMQFREFFVQQRKPVRQYPGKHLYMDKNWPIFQDQPIVKPDNYSDFWMNTPLRNEGAIIK; via the coding sequence ATGGGAATAAGAGTCAACCTTGTAACTTTCTTAATATTGTTTTGTACCGTTGGTCATGGCCAAGAAAGTGAATTTATAAGTGGAACGCTAATCGATACGGTAAACACAGAGCCAATACCTTTTGCAAGCATTCGGGTGAAGAATAGGGCAGTGGGGGTTATTTCCAATAATGATGGTAGTTTTAGGATACCTATCAAGTTTCGGGAACTTAATGATACTTTGGAGATCACCTCAATGGGTTATGATTCTAGAGAAATTGTAATTGGCGGTTTATTATCGGATCAAATCAATCAGATATATTTAAAACCTATGCTTATCCAATTGGATGAGGTTACCTTGAGCGCGTCCAAGAAAAGGCGAAGAGGTAGAAATGACAATGATAGGCCCGTTACTGCCGAAGAGATTATTTCCAAGGCCATAGAAAAAATCCCGCTAAATTATCCCTTTAATCCACAGTCATACGTTGGCTACTATAGGGATTACCAATGGAAATCTGGAGGTTATACCAATTTGAATGAGGCAATTGTAGAGGTTTTTGACAAGGGCTTCGGGACATTGGATTATGAGGATTCAAATACAAGGATATATGAATACTCCAGAAATGCTAATTTTCCAACAGATTCCTTAAGTGAAAGGCTATATGATTATGGCGAGTACAAGACCAAGACCATCCCTAAAGCTTATTTGAATAGTTATGGGGGCAATGAGTTTGTAATACTGCGCATCATGGATGCCATTAGGAATTATAATACCTTCTCCTATTCCTATGTTGATCATTTGGATACTGATTTTGTTAAGAACCATGATTTTTCAATTGAGGACGATACCTCATTGGACGGAATGCCGCTGTTTGTAATAGATATTTATAAGCACAATAGAAAGTTTATGGTACGGGGAAAGATTTATATTTCCAAGGATAATTTTGAAATCGTTAAATTGGAATACGCTACCTATGACGCTTTGTTGGGAACCAGGAAAATAAGCAAGACCAGTAGGAAAATAGAGGATAGGTTACTTTATCGCACAGTGGTGGAATACAAGAAGGAGGACAATAAAATGTTTCCAAGTTATATTTCCTTTAGTAATAAATTTGAGGTAAAAGTGCCACCGGTTTTTACGGTCAAGAACGTGTTCGTGGACTTTGAAAAAAAGCTATTTGAAATTGCATTTAATAGGGTACCCTTGCATTTTAAGGTACTTAAGGATAAAAATTACAATATTAGTTATAAAGGTAGGGGTATGGAGATCGAGAAGGTGGTTCTTGCAGATAGTGTAACTGTTCACCTGTATCCTAAGATGAACCTTGGAGATCAGGCCATGGAGATTTTTCTTGCGGAACCGGAGGATATAGGGAAAGATGATTTTCGTGTAGTAATGGATAATATTATAGATATGGATGGGAACAAGTTGGATTTCTCTGAAACCTATTCCTTAATGCAATTCAGGGAATTTTTTGTACAACAGCGAAAACCGGTTCGTCAATATCCGGGCAAGCATCTTTATATGGACAAAAATTGGCCAATATTTCAGGATCAACCTATTGTTAAACCTGATAATTACAGTGATTTTTGGATGAATACGCCACTGCGTAACGAGGGAGCAATCATAAAGTAA
- a CDS encoding DHH family phosphoesterase produces MNLEIIKAIKGLLDIPQKIVIIPHKNPDGDAIGSTLGLWHYLKGQGQDATIIVPNDFPKFLKWMPGSEQIVNFERDASAAKSLINNATVIFTLDFNHLGRIGQLQPLLEGSSATFVMIDHHQEPDNYSKITYSDVSMSSTCEMVFNVIEGLNDVERITPDLAISLYTGIMTDTGSFKYSSTTSRTHLVVAKLIEKGAKNTEAHNKVYDTNTPSRLHLLGCALKNMVILEEFNTAFITLSQDELDTYDYKKGDTEGFVNYGLTLEGIVFAVIFIENREEGIIKISFRSEGDFSVNEFARANFNGGGHTNAAGGRSDVSMEETINKFKALLPLYKADLNA; encoded by the coding sequence ATGAATTTAGAGATTATAAAGGCAATTAAGGGCTTGTTGGACATACCCCAGAAAATTGTAATTATACCGCACAAAAATCCGGACGGAGACGCTATTGGTTCAACCTTGGGACTTTGGCACTACCTGAAAGGTCAAGGCCAAGATGCTACCATCATTGTTCCCAATGATTTTCCCAAATTCTTAAAATGGATGCCCGGAAGCGAGCAAATAGTCAATTTTGAAAGGGATGCCTCAGCAGCTAAATCCTTGATTAACAATGCTACTGTAATATTTACTTTAGATTTCAATCACTTGGGAAGAATTGGACAACTACAGCCTTTATTGGAAGGTTCATCGGCCACATTTGTAATGATTGATCACCATCAGGAACCGGATAATTACTCCAAGATTACCTACTCTGATGTTAGCATGAGTTCTACATGTGAAATGGTTTTCAATGTAATTGAAGGACTAAACGATGTAGAAAGAATTACTCCGGACCTTGCAATTTCTTTATACACCGGTATCATGACCGATACAGGATCTTTTAAATATTCTTCCACCACCAGCCGCACACATTTGGTTGTTGCCAAATTAATAGAGAAAGGAGCCAAAAATACGGAAGCACACAACAAGGTATATGATACCAATACACCAAGTAGATTGCATCTTTTGGGCTGTGCTCTAAAAAACATGGTCATCCTAGAGGAATTTAATACGGCTTTTATCACTTTATCGCAAGACGAATTGGACACCTACGATTACAAAAAGGGAGATACCGAAGGTTTCGTGAATTACGGATTAACCCTGGAAGGGATTGTTTTTGCTGTTATCTTCATTGAAAACCGGGAGGAAGGAATTATCAAGATTTCTTTTAGATCTGAAGGTGATTTTTCTGTAAATGAATTTGCTAGGGCCAATTTTAACGGAGGCGGGCATACCAATGCCGCAGGTGGTCGAAGTGATGTTTCCATGGAAGAAACCATAAACAAATTTAAAGCCTTACTACCCCTATACAAAGCTGATTTAAACGCATGA
- the gldI gene encoding gliding motility-associated peptidyl-prolyl isomerase GldI, translated as MKHLILLLLIIACSSCNGPEPRKPVKVKTGSILQKSVERNKDLLAKEEKQIMEIIKNDSLNTYFSSGIGSWYHYIEKNDQTDYYPKTDDLVTLQYNVMTFGNDTIYSKESIGTITYKVDKQDLFPGLRNSIKLLKEKESATFLFPSSLSYGYHGDNNKIGVNVPIKSTITILNIDKQKDNN; from the coding sequence ATGAAACACCTAATATTGCTTTTGCTTATTATCGCCTGCTCCAGCTGTAATGGACCAGAACCACGTAAGCCTGTTAAAGTTAAAACCGGAAGTATTTTACAAAAATCCGTGGAACGCAATAAGGACCTTTTGGCAAAGGAAGAAAAACAAATAATGGAAATTATTAAAAATGACTCCTTGAACACCTATTTCTCCAGCGGCATCGGTTCTTGGTATCATTATATAGAAAAGAACGACCAAACCGATTACTACCCGAAAACTGATGATCTGGTCACACTTCAATACAATGTCATGACTTTTGGCAATGACACCATATATTCCAAAGAGAGTATCGGTACCATAACCTATAAGGTAGACAAACAAGACCTTTTTCCCGGATTAAGGAATAGTATAAAACTTTTAAAAGAGAAAGAAAGTGCAACGTTTTTGTTCCCTTCCTCCCTATCCTACGGTTATCACGGGGACAATAATAAAATTGGGGTAAACGTCCCCATTAAATCCACCATTACCATTTTAAATATAGATAAACAAAAAGACAACAATTAA